In the genome of Candidatus Microbacterium phytovorans, one region contains:
- a CDS encoding methylenetetrahydrofolate reductase — protein MSHPAAEAAAPASVPVSFEVYPPRRPEGMPALHETIRQLARVSPEFISVTFGAGGSSGGRSLEVLTHILRETSVPPLAHLTCVGSTLADATALIREFLDAGVTRFLALRGDPPVGASEGDAFLGDLESAAQLVQLIDRVQAERAPYSEAEVPGVPGAARVAPRERVQISVAAFPNGHPRSRHRYEDIDALLAKQAAGATLAITQLFFEADDYLDFVDRARDAGVRIPILPGFMPLTSPGRLARVLQLTGDARPAGLGSALDRASNTEEQREVGIAHAAGLAHAVLDGGAPGVHLYAFNNHDTVLAVLREAGIRPLEQENPA, from the coding sequence ATGTCGCATCCCGCCGCCGAGGCCGCCGCCCCGGCATCCGTGCCCGTTTCCTTCGAGGTGTACCCGCCGCGCCGGCCCGAAGGGATGCCGGCGCTGCACGAGACCATCCGGCAGCTCGCGCGCGTGTCGCCCGAGTTCATCTCGGTGACGTTCGGCGCGGGCGGCTCGTCTGGTGGCCGTTCGCTCGAGGTGCTCACGCACATCCTGCGAGAGACGTCGGTGCCGCCCTTGGCGCATCTGACCTGCGTCGGCAGCACGCTCGCCGACGCGACGGCACTCATCCGCGAGTTCCTCGACGCCGGAGTCACCCGTTTCCTGGCGCTGCGCGGAGACCCGCCCGTCGGCGCGTCCGAGGGTGACGCCTTCCTCGGCGACCTCGAGAGCGCCGCCCAGCTCGTGCAGCTGATCGATCGCGTCCAGGCGGAGCGGGCGCCGTACAGCGAGGCGGAGGTGCCCGGCGTCCCCGGGGCCGCTCGAGTCGCCCCGCGCGAGCGCGTGCAGATCTCGGTCGCCGCCTTCCCCAACGGCCACCCCCGGTCACGCCACCGATACGAGGACATCGACGCGCTGCTGGCCAAGCAGGCCGCGGGCGCGACTTTGGCCATCACGCAGCTGTTCTTCGAGGCCGACGACTATCTCGACTTCGTCGATCGGGCCCGGGATGCCGGTGTCCGCATCCCCATCCTTCCCGGCTTCATGCCGCTCACCTCCCCGGGACGTCTCGCTCGGGTGCTCCAACTCACCGGCGACGCGCGCCCCGCCGGGCTCGGCAGCGCGCTCGATCGGGCATCGAACACCGAGGAACAGCGTGAGGTCGGTATCGCCCACGCGGCCGGGCTCGCCCACGCCGTCCTCGACGGTGGTGCCCCTGGTGTGCACCTGTACGCCTTCAACAATCACGACACGGTGCTCGCGGTGCTCCGCGAGGCCGGTATCCGTCCCCTCGAACAGGAGAACCCCGCATGA
- the metE gene encoding 5-methyltetrahydropteroyltriglutamate--homocysteine S-methyltransferase: MTFPAGTILGYPRIGRRRELKRAVESHWAGRSSETELEQTAATLRAQTRARLASLGLGRDDSSIPETFSYYDQVLDLAVAVGAIPSRFDPLRDADGNIGLSAYFSVARGDEERAPLEMTKWFDTNYHYLVPEIGPETLFSRSGDRFAAQLREARTEGYLTRPVLVGPVTFLALSKPSDGAPEGFRPLDRLDDLLPVYSALLAELRDAGAEWVQVDEPALVSQSLALTERELADAAERAYAVLGAAAGRPQLLVAAGYAQLSDDAWRVLAAAPVEAIALDLRRGEVPASVPGLTEKVLLGGVIDGRNVWRGDLERAWSDLGALSGLGAAQVVATTSTSLQHVPHDVTDEPDLDPRLVGWLAFADQKTAQVVTLAHGLREGVDAIRPDLDDATAALADRAAARGVRDGAVRERTAALNDADFVRVDDEARRQAQRDLDLPVLPTTTIGSFPQTADIRRARAAHARGELSAGEYDRFLREEIARVIALQEELGLDVLVHGEAERNDMVQYFAEHLDGFAVTRHGWVQSYGSRATRPSILWGDVARRAPITVAWTGFAQSLTDRHVKGMLTGPVTILAWSFVRDDQPWSETANQVALALRDEITDLEAAGVRIIQVDEPALRELLPLKAADQPAYLDWSVGSFTLATAGAQPHTQVHTHLCYSEFDVVIGAIEALDADVTSIEAARSRGEVIDDIAASGFGHGVGPGVYDIHSPRVPSTDEVAELLERAAARLPLAQVWVNPDCGLKTRGYDETVASLRNLVDATARVREKLAASV, translated from the coding sequence ATGACCTTCCCCGCCGGAACGATCCTCGGCTATCCCCGCATCGGTCGACGTCGCGAACTCAAGCGTGCGGTCGAGTCGCACTGGGCAGGGCGGTCTTCGGAGACGGAACTGGAGCAGACCGCGGCGACGCTGCGCGCTCAGACGCGCGCGCGCTTGGCGAGCCTCGGGCTCGGGCGTGACGACTCTTCCATCCCGGAGACGTTCTCGTACTACGACCAGGTCCTCGATCTGGCGGTGGCCGTCGGAGCCATCCCGTCGCGGTTCGATCCGCTGAGGGATGCCGACGGCAACATCGGCCTTTCGGCGTACTTCTCCGTCGCGCGCGGCGACGAGGAGCGAGCGCCGCTCGAGATGACGAAGTGGTTCGACACCAATTACCACTACCTGGTTCCCGAGATCGGGCCCGAGACGCTGTTCTCGCGGTCGGGCGACCGATTCGCCGCGCAGCTTCGGGAAGCGCGCACCGAGGGCTACCTCACGCGGCCCGTGCTCGTAGGCCCGGTGACGTTCCTCGCCCTCTCCAAGCCGTCGGACGGCGCACCCGAGGGTTTCCGTCCCCTCGACCGGCTCGATGACCTCCTGCCCGTCTACTCGGCGCTCCTCGCGGAGCTCCGCGACGCGGGCGCCGAGTGGGTGCAGGTCGACGAGCCGGCGCTGGTCAGTCAGTCTCTTGCGCTGACGGAGCGCGAGTTGGCTGACGCCGCCGAGCGCGCCTACGCCGTACTGGGAGCAGCCGCCGGGCGACCGCAGCTGTTGGTGGCCGCCGGGTACGCTCAGCTCTCCGACGACGCCTGGCGGGTGCTCGCGGCCGCGCCCGTCGAGGCGATCGCGCTGGACCTTCGGCGTGGTGAAGTGCCGGCATCCGTGCCGGGCCTGACCGAGAAGGTGCTCCTGGGCGGTGTCATAGACGGCCGAAACGTCTGGCGCGGTGACCTGGAACGTGCCTGGAGCGACCTCGGCGCACTGAGCGGCCTGGGTGCTGCGCAGGTCGTGGCGACCACGTCGACGTCGTTGCAGCACGTGCCGCACGACGTGACCGACGAGCCCGACCTCGACCCCCGACTCGTGGGCTGGCTGGCCTTCGCCGACCAGAAGACCGCGCAGGTCGTCACGCTGGCGCACGGACTCCGCGAGGGTGTCGACGCGATCCGGCCCGACCTCGACGACGCCACAGCCGCGCTCGCCGACCGTGCCGCGGCGCGGGGTGTTCGTGACGGTGCGGTGCGGGAGCGCACGGCCGCACTGAACGACGCCGATTTCGTTCGCGTCGACGACGAAGCGCGTCGACAGGCGCAGCGTGACCTGGATCTGCCGGTCCTGCCCACGACGACCATCGGCTCCTTCCCGCAGACCGCAGACATCCGACGTGCTCGCGCGGCGCATGCGCGGGGAGAGCTCTCCGCGGGGGAGTACGACCGGTTCCTGCGCGAGGAGATCGCACGCGTCATCGCTCTGCAGGAGGAGCTGGGTCTGGACGTCCTCGTGCACGGCGAGGCCGAGCGCAACGACATGGTGCAGTACTTCGCCGAGCATCTTGACGGCTTCGCGGTGACGCGCCATGGGTGGGTCCAGTCGTACGGATCTCGAGCCACGCGACCGTCGATCCTGTGGGGGGATGTCGCGCGTCGGGCGCCCATCACGGTCGCCTGGACGGGGTTCGCGCAGTCGCTCACGGATCGCCACGTCAAAGGCATGCTGACGGGACCGGTCACGATCCTCGCATGGTCCTTCGTACGCGACGATCAGCCGTGGAGTGAGACGGCGAACCAGGTGGCCCTCGCGCTGCGCGACGAGATCACCGACCTGGAGGCAGCAGGGGTCCGCATCATCCAGGTCGACGAACCCGCGTTGCGCGAGCTCCTTCCCCTCAAGGCCGCGGATCAGCCCGCGTACCTCGACTGGTCCGTCGGATCGTTCACGCTGGCTACCGCCGGCGCGCAACCGCACACGCAGGTGCACACCCACCTCTGCTACTCCGAGTTCGACGTCGTGATCGGCGCGATCGAGGCCCTCGACGCGGACGTGACCTCGATCGAAGCCGCGCGCAGCCGCGGAGAGGTGATCGACGACATCGCCGCGTCGGGCTTCGGGCATGGCGTCGGCCCGGGTGTCTACGACATCCACTCACCGCGCGTCCCGTCCACCGACGAGGTGGCCGAACTGCTCGAACGCGCCGCGGCGCGTCTACCGCTCGCGCAGGTGTGGGTCAATCCGGACTGCGGGCTCAAGACCCGCGGTTACGACGAGACCGTCGCGTCGTTGAGGAATCTCGTCGATGCCACGGCGCGTGTGAGGGAGAAGCTCGCGGCCTCCGTATGA
- the lexA gene encoding transcriptional repressor LexA, which translates to MDEIRSSRDRPQTRRRTSLSDKQLAILEVIQRSIAHHGYPPSMREIGDAVGLKSLSSVTHQLNQLELSGYLRRDPGKTRAMEVLIDLPGSAAENPADETPSVGDAAMVPLVGRIAAGIPITADQQVEEIFPLPRQLVGKGDLFMLKVSGESMIDAAICDGDWVVVRSQATADNGEIVAAMLDGEATVKTFRQRDGHTWLLPRNTAFEPILGDEAVVLGKVVAVLRAV; encoded by the coding sequence ATGGACGAGATCCGGTCATCCCGGGACAGGCCCCAGACCCGACGGCGCACGTCGCTGAGCGACAAGCAGCTGGCTATCCTCGAGGTCATCCAGCGCTCGATCGCCCACCACGGCTACCCGCCGAGCATGCGGGAGATCGGCGACGCGGTCGGCCTGAAGTCACTCTCGAGCGTCACGCACCAGCTCAACCAGCTCGAGCTCAGCGGATACCTGCGGCGCGACCCGGGCAAGACGCGCGCCATGGAGGTGCTCATCGACCTTCCCGGCAGCGCCGCCGAGAACCCCGCCGACGAAACCCCCTCGGTGGGGGACGCGGCGATGGTGCCGCTCGTCGGCCGGATCGCCGCCGGCATCCCCATCACGGCCGACCAGCAGGTCGAAGAGATCTTTCCGCTCCCCCGCCAGCTCGTCGGCAAGGGCGACCTGTTCATGCTGAAGGTCAGCGGCGAGTCCATGATCGACGCGGCGATCTGCGATGGCGACTGGGTCGTCGTCCGATCGCAGGCGACGGCCGACAACGGCGAGATCGTGGCCGCGATGCTGGACGGCGAGGCCACCGTGAAGACGTTCCGCCAGCGCGACGGTCACACCTGGCTCCTGCCGCGGAACACCGCCTTCGAGCCGATCCTTGGCGATGAGGCCGTCGTCCTCGGAAAGGTCGTGGCGGTGCTCCGCGCCGTCTGA
- a CDS encoding LysM peptidoglycan-binding domain-containing protein: MTTIDIAAAPSLTSATRLRLTVRGRRVVAFLAALPAIAALSIAIVSGGGALASADHGAPEGAFTSVTVLPGDSLWSIAEEVAPAADPRDVVDAIARLNALGSAELVAGDTLAIPAEYAPRD; this comes from the coding sequence ATGACCACCATCGATATCGCCGCAGCACCCTCGCTGACCTCGGCGACGCGTCTGCGCCTGACGGTGCGCGGCCGCCGTGTCGTGGCCTTCCTCGCCGCTCTCCCGGCGATCGCCGCGCTGAGCATCGCGATCGTCTCCGGAGGTGGCGCGCTGGCGTCGGCCGATCACGGGGCGCCGGAGGGGGCGTTCACCTCTGTCACCGTGCTTCCCGGTGACAGCCTGTGGTCCATCGCGGAAGAGGTCGCGCCAGCGGCCGATCCCCGTGACGTCGTCGACGCGATCGCCCGGCTCAACGCCCTTGGCTCCGCGGAGCTCGTCGCGGGCGACACTCTCGCGATCCCGGCCGAGTACGCGCCTCGCGACTGA
- a CDS encoding histidinol-phosphate transaminase, whose protein sequence is MSSPTDGRARLEDLPLRDDLRGLTPYGAPQAPLPVALNVNENTHPVPEEVADDILDSIALALREVNRYPDREFTALREGFADYLGHGLDRDQIWAANGSNEVLQHLLQAFGGPGRRAFGFGPTYSMYPLLTRATGAEYVAGVRDPDYTVSSDSASAQVAAADPDVIFLCAPNNPTGTPMSLEVIDAVYEASRGIVIVDEAYQEFAPREERSALTLLPGRERLVVSRTMSKAFAFAGARVGYLAADPGVIDALRLVRLPYHLSALTQAAATAALRHAPTMLSMVDEIVAQRDRISATLDALGYTPFESWTNFVLFSGVDDPAATWQGLYDRGVLIRDVGIAHSLRVTAGTADESTAFLEALASL, encoded by the coding sequence GTGAGTTCTCCTACCGACGGACGCGCCCGCCTCGAGGATCTTCCCCTCCGCGACGATCTTCGTGGGCTGACGCCCTACGGTGCTCCGCAAGCGCCTCTCCCCGTCGCGCTGAACGTCAACGAGAACACGCACCCGGTGCCCGAAGAGGTCGCCGACGACATTCTCGATAGCATCGCCCTCGCTCTGCGTGAGGTCAATCGCTATCCCGACCGGGAGTTCACCGCCCTGCGCGAGGGCTTCGCGGACTACCTGGGACACGGGCTCGATCGCGATCAGATCTGGGCGGCGAACGGGTCGAACGAAGTGCTCCAGCACCTGCTCCAGGCCTTCGGAGGGCCGGGACGCCGGGCGTTCGGATTCGGACCCACCTATTCGATGTATCCGCTCCTCACCCGGGCGACCGGCGCCGAGTACGTCGCCGGCGTGCGCGACCCCGACTACACGGTGTCGTCGGACTCGGCATCCGCTCAGGTCGCCGCGGCCGACCCGGACGTCATCTTCCTCTGCGCACCCAACAACCCCACTGGCACCCCCATGTCGCTCGAGGTCATCGACGCCGTCTACGAGGCATCCCGCGGGATCGTGATCGTCGACGAGGCCTACCAGGAGTTCGCGCCGCGCGAGGAGCGGTCGGCATTGACCCTGCTGCCCGGCCGGGAGCGGCTGGTCGTCTCGCGCACGATGAGTAAGGCCTTCGCTTTCGCGGGTGCGCGTGTCGGGTACCTCGCCGCCGACCCGGGCGTCATCGACGCGCTGCGTCTCGTGCGCCTTCCGTACCACCTCAGTGCCCTGACGCAGGCGGCGGCGACGGCCGCGCTGCGCCATGCTCCCACCATGCTGTCGATGGTCGACGAGATCGTCGCTCAGCGCGATCGGATCTCCGCCACCCTCGATGCGCTCGGTTACACCCCGTTCGAGAGCTGGACCAACTTCGTCCTCTTCTCGGGAGTCGACGATCCGGCCGCGACGTGGCAGGGCCTCTACGACCGGGGCGTGCTCATCCGCGACGTCGGGATCGCCCACAGCCTTCGTGTGACGGCGGGAACGGCCGACGAGTCCACCGCCTTCCTCGAGGCGCTCGCCTCGCTCTGA
- the hisB gene encoding imidazoleglycerol-phosphate dehydratase HisB: MSTSRTATLRRATSESTVELELDLDGSGVSHIDTTVPFFDHLLTAFAKHSLTDLTVRASGDTDIDAHHTVEDVSIVLGQAIRQALGDKTGISRYGDALVPLDEALAQAVVDISGRPYLVHTGEPAGFEHHLIGGHFTGSLVRHTFEAIAFNAGLTMHVTVLGGRDPHHIAEAEYKALARAFRQAKSLDPLVKGVPSTKGAL, encoded by the coding sequence ATGAGCACCTCCCGGACGGCGACACTGCGCCGCGCGACGAGCGAGTCCACCGTCGAGCTGGAACTCGACCTCGACGGGTCCGGGGTCAGCCACATCGACACGACCGTCCCGTTCTTCGATCACCTGCTCACCGCGTTCGCGAAGCACTCCCTCACCGACCTGACGGTGCGCGCGTCGGGCGACACCGACATCGACGCACACCACACGGTCGAGGATGTCTCCATCGTGCTCGGCCAGGCGATCCGCCAGGCCCTCGGCGACAAGACCGGCATCTCCCGATACGGCGACGCACTCGTCCCGCTCGACGAGGCGCTCGCGCAGGCCGTCGTCGACATCAGCGGCCGGCCCTACCTCGTGCACACGGGTGAGCCCGCCGGCTTCGAACACCACCTCATCGGCGGCCACTTCACGGGTTCGCTCGTGCGCCACACCTTCGAGGCGATCGCCTTCAACGCGGGCCTCACGATGCACGTGACCGTCCTGGGCGGCCGCGACCCGCACCACATCGCGGAGGCCGAGTACAAGGCGCTGGCCCGCGCGTTCCGGCAGGCGAAGTCACTCGATCCGCTCGTGAAGGGTGTGCCCAGCACGAAGGGCGCTCTGTGA
- the hisH gene encoding imidazole glycerol phosphate synthase subunit HisH: MSDPAPLVAVLDYGSGNVHSAVKALVAAGADARLTSDRGLIQDAAGLLVPGVGAFRAVMDALRASRGDEAIERRLAGGRPVLGICVGMQVLFEQGVERGDVTDGLAQWPGTVIELDAPVLPHMGWNTVRPGEGSVLFRGLEQERFYFVHSYGVQQWTLEVMRPFREPAVTWCDYGSPFLAAVENGPLSATQFHPEKSGEAGIRLLANWVDSLPQG; the protein is encoded by the coding sequence GTGAGCGACCCCGCACCTCTGGTCGCCGTACTCGATTACGGATCGGGCAATGTGCACTCCGCCGTCAAAGCGCTCGTGGCCGCGGGGGCGGACGCACGGCTGACCTCCGATCGCGGACTCATTCAGGACGCGGCGGGGCTCCTCGTACCGGGCGTCGGTGCGTTCCGGGCCGTGATGGATGCCCTGCGTGCCAGCCGAGGCGACGAGGCGATCGAGCGGCGCCTGGCCGGAGGGCGCCCCGTCTTGGGCATCTGTGTCGGAATGCAGGTCCTCTTCGAGCAGGGTGTCGAGCGCGGTGACGTCACCGACGGACTCGCGCAATGGCCGGGGACGGTGATCGAACTCGACGCCCCCGTGCTGCCGCACATGGGGTGGAACACGGTGCGTCCCGGTGAGGGTTCCGTGCTGTTCCGCGGTCTCGAGCAGGAGCGGTTCTACTTCGTCCACTCGTACGGTGTGCAGCAGTGGACGCTCGAGGTCATGCGTCCGTTCCGGGAGCCGGCTGTGACCTGGTGCGACTACGGCAGCCCGTTCCTCGCCGCCGTGGAGAACGGGCCGCTGTCGGCGACGCAGTTCCACCCCGAGAAGAGCGGCGAGGCCGGCATCCGTCTTCTCGCGAATTGGGTCGATTCCCTCCCGCAGGGATAA
- the priA gene encoding bifunctional 1-(5-phosphoribosyl)-5-((5-phosphoribosylamino)methylideneamino)imidazole-4-carboxamide isomerase/phosphoribosylanthranilate isomerase PriA produces the protein MNDFASTPELILLPAVDVAGGKAVRLTQGEAGTETSYGDPVDAALQWAQDGASWVHLVDLDAAFGRGSNTAILRKVIKQLRGVRVELSGGIRDDATLEAALESGAARINLGTAALENPEWAADVIGRYGDAIAVGLDVRGTTLAARGWTRDGGDLWEVLERLEDAGCSRYVVTDVTKDGTLRGPNLELLRELVARTPKPVVASGGISSLDDIAALRALVPLGVEGAIVGKALYAGAFTLAEALDVAAG, from the coding sequence ATGAACGATTTCGCGTCAACCCCTGAACTCATCCTCCTTCCCGCCGTCGACGTCGCCGGCGGCAAGGCCGTCCGTCTGACGCAGGGCGAGGCCGGCACGGAGACGAGCTACGGCGACCCCGTCGACGCCGCGCTCCAGTGGGCGCAGGACGGCGCTTCCTGGGTGCACCTCGTCGACCTCGACGCGGCATTCGGCCGGGGGAGCAACACCGCGATCCTCCGCAAGGTCATCAAGCAGCTGCGGGGCGTGCGGGTGGAGCTGTCCGGAGGCATCCGTGACGACGCGACCCTGGAAGCCGCGCTGGAGTCGGGCGCGGCGCGCATCAACCTCGGCACGGCGGCCCTGGAGAACCCGGAGTGGGCAGCCGACGTCATCGGCCGCTACGGCGACGCCATCGCGGTCGGCCTCGACGTGCGGGGCACGACCCTCGCGGCGCGCGGCTGGACGCGTGACGGCGGCGACCTGTGGGAGGTGCTGGAGCGTCTCGAGGATGCCGGGTGCAGCCGTTACGTCGTCACCGACGTAACGAAGGACGGCACCCTCCGCGGCCCGAATCTCGAGCTGCTCCGCGAACTCGTCGCGCGCACCCCGAAGCCCGTGGTCGCATCGGGTGGCATCTCCAGCCTCGACGACATCGCCGCGCTTCGCGCGCTCGTCCCGCTGGGCGTCGAGGGTGCGATCGTCGGGAAGGCCCTGTACGCCGGGGCGTTCACCCTGGCCGAGGCGCTGGATGTCGCCGCAGGCTGA
- a CDS encoding SseB family protein: MSPQADDACHPAADSAGVPWEGRRFQDNPHAADDGSADPALLAALMRFRAGTGDQVEVVDALRSARVLIPLIAEKGEEGLAPSGLRVDKTQELSIVTVAAPDGRRVQPVFSSVDTMRRWDATARPIPVEAVRVALSASSEDTDLIVIDPTSETEFVVRRPAVWAIAQGIPWEPSFHSPEVFRALQESVASELSVIDVAVVAGDPDARLRGPELVVVLELMDGLAREALDAVLGRLAQRWAADDRIAVLADSVTVKLRRGA; this comes from the coding sequence ATGTCGCCGCAGGCTGACGACGCCTGTCACCCCGCCGCCGACTCCGCGGGAGTGCCCTGGGAGGGGCGACGTTTCCAGGACAACCCGCACGCGGCCGACGATGGGTCGGCCGACCCAGCCCTGCTCGCTGCCCTGATGAGGTTTCGCGCCGGCACGGGCGATCAGGTGGAGGTCGTCGACGCGCTGCGGTCGGCGCGTGTGCTCATTCCGTTGATCGCGGAGAAGGGCGAGGAAGGACTCGCGCCCAGCGGTCTCCGCGTCGACAAGACGCAGGAGCTCTCCATCGTGACGGTCGCTGCGCCCGACGGTCGACGCGTGCAACCGGTGTTCAGCTCGGTCGACACGATGCGTCGATGGGATGCCACGGCGCGGCCGATCCCGGTCGAGGCGGTGCGCGTCGCGCTGTCGGCGTCGTCGGAGGACACCGATCTGATCGTCATCGATCCGACGTCCGAGACGGAGTTCGTGGTGAGGAGACCCGCCGTCTGGGCCATCGCCCAGGGCATCCCGTGGGAGCCGAGCTTCCACTCGCCGGAGGTCTTCCGCGCCTTGCAGGAGAGCGTGGCATCCGAGTTGTCCGTGATCGACGTCGCCGTCGTCGCGGGTGACCCCGACGCGCGGCTGCGCGGTCCCGAGCTCGTGGTGGTGTTGGAGCTGATGGACGGATTGGCCCGCGAAGCGCTCGACGCCGTGCTCGGCCGGCTGGCTCAGCGCTGGGCCGCCGACGATCGGATCGCTGTGCTCGCCGACTCGGTGACCGTCAAGCTTCGACGAGGAGCCTGA
- a CDS encoding DUF1844 domain-containing protein produces the protein MNTIRPEHGDQGESHDARHQRWEEQERAAQAATRDIADVPAVEVITTAAVHLMSAAAVKVGLADAPETQTDLDEARKLINALAGLITAGAPEISDMHARSLRDGLRSLQLAFREASVLPDPIGQGPGEKYTGPVN, from the coding sequence GTGAACACGATTCGGCCCGAACACGGCGACCAGGGCGAGAGCCACGACGCGCGGCACCAGCGCTGGGAGGAGCAGGAGCGAGCGGCACAGGCAGCCACGCGCGACATCGCCGACGTGCCCGCCGTCGAGGTCATCACGACAGCGGCCGTTCACCTCATGAGCGCCGCCGCCGTCAAGGTGGGGCTGGCCGACGCACCCGAGACGCAGACCGACCTCGACGAAGCGCGCAAGCTGATCAACGCGCTCGCGGGCCTCATCACCGCCGGAGCACCAGAGATCAGCGACATGCACGCCCGGTCGCTGCGCGACGGTCTGCGGTCGCTGCAGCTCGCCTTCCGGGAGGCATCGGTCCTTCCGGACCCCATCGGGCAGGGGCCGGGCGAGAAGTACACCGGACCGGTGAACTGA
- the infC gene encoding translation initiation factor IF-3, with protein MAVPARRGVPHISDPRTNDRIRVPEVRLVGPAGEQVGVVRIEVALRLAQEADLDLVEVAPNSKPPVVKIMDYGKFKYEAAQKAKEARRNQANTILKEVRFRLKIEAHDYTTKLKRAEGFLQAGDKVKAMILFRGREQSRPEQGVRLLRKFAEDVAEFGTVESNPTIDGRNMVMVIAPHKNKSEVKTEQNAARAANKQAAREARTGQAPATETVEAE; from the coding sequence GTGGCAGTCCCCGCACGAAGAGGAGTTCCGCACATCAGCGATCCCCGCACCAACGACCGCATCCGTGTCCCCGAGGTCCGCCTCGTCGGCCCCGCGGGTGAGCAGGTCGGCGTCGTCCGTATCGAGGTGGCGCTGCGTCTTGCACAGGAAGCCGATCTCGATCTGGTCGAGGTGGCTCCCAACTCGAAGCCGCCCGTGGTCAAGATCATGGACTACGGCAAGTTCAAGTACGAAGCGGCGCAGAAGGCCAAGGAAGCACGACGCAACCAGGCCAACACCATCCTCAAGGAGGTGCGCTTCCGTCTGAAGATCGAGGCGCACGACTACACGACCAAGCTCAAGCGCGCGGAGGGCTTCCTCCAGGCGGGCGACAAGGTCAAGGCGATGATCCTCTTCCGCGGTCGCGAGCAGTCGCGCCCGGAGCAGGGCGTGCGGCTCCTCCGCAAGTTCGCGGAAGACGTGGCCGAGTTCGGAACCGTGGAGTCCAACCCCACGATCGACGGCCGAAACATGGTGATGGTGATCGCCCCGCACAAGAACAAGTCCGAGGTCAAGACCGAGCAGAATGCCGCCCGCGCAGCGAACAAGCAGGCTGCTCGCGAGGCTCGTACCGGTCAGGCTCCGGCCACCGAGACGGTCGAAGCGGAATAA
- the rpmI gene encoding 50S ribosomal protein L35: MPKQKTHSGAKKRFKVTGSGKIKKQQANLRHNFEGKPTKRTRRLSADKILAPGDAKVAKKLLGI; the protein is encoded by the coding sequence ATGCCGAAGCAGAAGACCCACTCGGGTGCCAAGAAGCGCTTCAAGGTCACCGGAAGCGGAAAGATCAAGAAGCAGCAGGCGAACCTCCGCCACAACTTCGAGGGCAAGCCGACCAAGCGTACGCGCCGTCTGTCGGCCGACAAGATCCTGGCCCCCGGCGACGCCAAGGTCGCCAAGAAGCTGCTCGGCATCTGA
- the rplT gene encoding 50S ribosomal protein L20, which produces MARVKRAVNAHKKRRVILERASGYRGQRSRLYRKAKEQVTHSLVYAYRDRRKRKGDFRRLWIQRINAASRQNGLTYNRFIQGLGLAGVQVDRRMLAELAVNEPAVFTSLVETARKALPADVNAPKA; this is translated from the coding sequence ATGGCAAGAGTCAAGCGGGCTGTCAACGCCCACAAGAAGCGTCGCGTCATCCTCGAGCGCGCCTCCGGTTACCGCGGCCAGCGTTCGCGTCTGTACCGCAAGGCGAAGGAGCAGGTCACCCACTCGCTCGTCTACGCGTACCGCGACCGTCGCAAGCGCAAGGGCGACTTCCGTCGCCTGTGGATCCAGCGCATCAACGCTGCGAGCCGCCAGAACGGCCTCACCTACAACCGCTTCATCCAGGGCCTCGGCCTGGCGGGTGTGCAGGTCGACCGCCGTATGCTCGCCGAGCTCGCCGTGAACGAGCCCGCCGTGTTCACCTCGCTGGTCGAGACGGCCCGCAAGGCGCTGCCGGCTGACGTCAACGCACCCAAGGCGTAA